A single genomic interval of Mucilaginibacter boryungensis harbors:
- a CDS encoding O-acetyl-ADP-ribose deacetylase, whose protein sequence is MDKRIKVIQGDITKQQVDAVVNAANSSLMGGGGVDGAIHRAGGKQILDDCMDIIDRQGRCKTGEAVITTGGKLPARYVIHTVGPIWNGGEKGEPELLANCYKNSLQLAVKNNIKTIAFPNISTGIYHYPKAKAAEVALKTVDEFLKDNQEIEQVVFVCFDEENFRLYEKALTIT, encoded by the coding sequence ATGGACAAACGCATAAAAGTTATACAAGGGGACATTACCAAACAGCAGGTTGACGCGGTGGTGAATGCCGCCAATAGCAGTTTGATGGGTGGCGGCGGTGTTGATGGCGCTATCCATCGTGCTGGCGGCAAACAGATATTGGATGACTGTATGGATATTATTGACCGGCAGGGGCGCTGCAAAACCGGCGAAGCTGTTATTACTACCGGTGGCAAACTACCCGCCCGTTATGTAATACACACCGTAGGCCCGATTTGGAACGGTGGTGAAAAAGGCGAACCGGAATTGCTGGCTAATTGCTATAAAAACAGTTTGCAATTAGCGGTTAAAAACAACATCAAAACTATTGCCTTCCCTAATATTAGCACGGGTATTTACCATTACCCAAAAGCCAAGGCCGCCGAAGTAGCATTAAAAACTGTTGATGAATTTTTAAAAGATAACCAGGAAATTGAACAAGTAGTATTTGTATGTTTTGATGAAGAAAATTTCAGGTTGTATGAAAAAGCTTTAACAATAACCTAA
- a CDS encoding DinB family protein, which translates to MNLIEIFKKELEQEAQTTRKMLAIIPNDSYDWRPHPKSMTITRLATHVAEIPGWIALTLTTSELDFATESEHTFYSNTQDVLDYFEKNVADAKAQLDAATEADLQKPWTMRNGEQIYFTNTKAEVIRMSFSQLIHHRAQLGVFLRLLNVPIPGSYGPSADEMEMVFA; encoded by the coding sequence ATGAACCTGATTGAAATTTTTAAAAAGGAACTGGAGCAGGAAGCACAGACCACCCGTAAAATGCTGGCCATTATCCCTAACGATAGTTACGATTGGCGGCCGCACCCTAAAAGCATGACCATTACCCGCCTGGCTACACACGTTGCTGAAATACCGGGATGGATAGCCTTGACCTTAACTACCAGCGAGCTTGATTTTGCAACCGAAAGCGAGCACACCTTTTACTCCAATACGCAGGATGTTTTGGATTACTTTGAGAAAAATGTGGCCGATGCCAAAGCGCAATTAGACGCCGCGACAGAAGCCGATCTGCAAAAACCATGGACCATGCGCAATGGCGAGCAGATTTATTTTACCAATACCAAAGCCGAGGTGATCCGTATGTCGTTCTCGCAGCTTATACACCACAGGGCACAATTAGGTGTATTTCTGCGCCTGCTGAATGTACCTATTCCCGGCAGCTATGGCCCAAGTGCTGATGAGATGGAAATGGTGTTTGCATAA
- a CDS encoding glycoside hydrolase family 130 protein → MRLSIERKPVKVNPDSKRVIARFFFNGNDRAKEVIERVMDITEEEAFAIVSPILQEYSKRHRNITRVLNRHCSKLKNLFAELKVDFDSLTVYRKLLIGSYFTHEYSIESAAFFNPSIVDDPDQSELEDGERRVIISFRAVGEGHISSITFRRAMIDKNNNITVIPAGDYIDEAEIVRNAVYNKKLFFEKAVATQINVDVLREVEQKLDHHFEYATLRRIILDSQNLQEKDINKLEFDKILWLADSYYEIVFSLDTDISDRVIFPISEYERKGIEDARFVKFINDDGTFVYYATYTAYDGSLIMPKLLQTRDFYDFRIMPLYGDGAQNKNLALFPRKINGKFVMISRIDGCNNYIMYSDKINLWEKPILLQKPKFSWEFVQIGNCGSPIETEKGWIVITHGVGPMRRYVLGASLLDLEDPTKEIGRLREPLLIPNPDEREGYVPNVLYSCGSIVHNNKLIIPYGLSDYSTSFAEVDMDELVNKLLEDGA, encoded by the coding sequence ATGAGACTTTCCATCGAACGTAAGCCCGTAAAAGTAAACCCCGATTCCAAACGTGTTATAGCCCGATTTTTTTTTAATGGTAATGATAGAGCCAAAGAGGTAATTGAGCGGGTAATGGATATTACTGAAGAAGAAGCGTTCGCGATAGTTTCACCTATTTTACAGGAGTATTCCAAGCGTCACCGCAACATTACCCGGGTACTTAACCGCCACTGCAGCAAACTAAAAAACCTGTTTGCCGAGCTTAAAGTTGATTTTGATAGCCTGACGGTGTACCGTAAATTGTTGATCGGGTCCTATTTTACACATGAATACTCCATTGAATCGGCCGCCTTTTTTAACCCTTCCATTGTAGATGACCCCGACCAAAGCGAGTTGGAAGACGGCGAACGCCGGGTGATCATTAGCTTCAGGGCGGTAGGCGAGGGGCATATCTCCTCCATCACCTTTCGCCGGGCAATGATTGATAAGAACAATAATATTACCGTAATACCCGCCGGCGATTATATTGATGAAGCTGAGATTGTACGCAACGCGGTATATAATAAAAAGCTGTTTTTTGAGAAAGCAGTAGCCACGCAAATTAATGTTGATGTGTTGCGTGAGGTTGAACAAAAGCTTGATCATCATTTTGAATATGCCACGTTGCGCCGTATTATCCTCGATTCGCAAAACCTGCAGGAAAAGGATATAAATAAGCTGGAGTTTGATAAGATACTTTGGTTGGCCGATAGCTATTATGAAATAGTTTTCTCGCTTGATACGGATATTTCGGACAGGGTGATTTTCCCAATATCCGAATATGAGCGTAAAGGGATTGAAGATGCCCGTTTTGTGAAGTTTATAAACGATGACGGCACTTTTGTATACTATGCTACTTATACAGCTTATGATGGTTCGCTGATTATGCCCAAACTGCTGCAAACGCGGGATTTTTACGATTTCCGTATTATGCCCTTATATGGTGATGGCGCGCAGAACAAAAACCTGGCCCTGTTCCCGCGTAAAATAAATGGCAAGTTTGTAATGATATCCCGTATAGACGGCTGCAACAACTATATCATGTATTCCGACAAGATTAACCTGTGGGAAAAACCTATTTTACTGCAAAAACCAAAGTTTAGCTGGGAGTTTGTACAGATAGGGAATTGCGGCTCGCCAATTGAAACTGAAAAAGGCTGGATAGTGATTACCCACGGTGTTGGCCCTATGCGCCGGTACGTTTTGGGTGCCAGTTTACTTGACTTGGAAGACCCTACAAAAGAGATAGGCAGGTTGCGCGAACCTTTGCTGATCCCCAATCCCGACGAACGGGAAGGTTATGTGCCAAACGTATTATATTCCTGCGGGTCTATAGTCCACAATAATAAATTGATCATCCCGTATGGCTTATCCGACTATTCTACCTCGTTTGCAGAAGTTGATATGGACGAACTGGTGAATAAGCTGCTGGAGGACGGGGCTTAG